A single genomic interval of Panthera uncia isolate 11264 chromosome A1 unlocalized genomic scaffold, Puncia_PCG_1.0 HiC_scaffold_17, whole genome shotgun sequence harbors:
- the LOC125934901 gene encoding LOW QUALITY PROTEIN: protocadherin beta-5-like (The sequence of the model RefSeq protein was modified relative to this genomic sequence to represent the inferred CDS: deleted 2 bases in 1 codon): protein METALAKTPQKRQVLFLAILMLLWEAGCDSIRYSIPEETESGSFVANLAKDLGLRVGELATRGARIHYKGNKQLLELDVETGNLLLYEKLDREVLCGVTDPCILYFQLLLENPVQFFQADLQLTDINDHSPEFLDKEMLLKIPESVQPGTVFPLKIAQDFDIGSNTVQNYTISPNSHFHVVTHNRGDGRKYPELMLDKSLDREEQSELSLTLTALDGGDPPRSGTTAVRIEVVDINDNAPAFLQSLYEVQVPENSPPNSLVVVVSAQDLDAGTYGNVRYTLFQGNQVIQPFVVDEITGEIHLKKALDFEATRYYNVEIAGTDGGGLSGKCTVAIEVVDVNDNAPELTMSTLTSTTPENSPETVVAVFSVSDPDSGDNGRMVCSIQNDLPFLLKPTFKNFYTLVTEKPLDRESQAEYNITITVTDLGTPXXXXCTELVPRAAEAGYLVTKVVAVDGDSGQNAWLSYQLLKATEPGLFGVWAHNGEVRTARLLSERDAVKHRLVVLVKDNGEPPRSASVTLHVLLVDGFSQPYLPLPEVAAAEARADPLTVYLVVALASVSSLFLFSVLVFVAVRLCRRSRAASAGRCSGPEGHFPGHLVDVSGAGTLSQSYQYEVCLTGGSETSEFKFLKPIIPNFPPQGIGKEMEENATFRNSFGFN, encoded by the exons ATGGAGACAGCGCTAGCAAAAACGCCACAGAAAAGGCAAGTTCTCTTTCTTGCTATATTGATGCTTTTGTGGGAGGCTGGCTGTGACTCAATTAGGTATTCCAttccagaagaaacagaaagtggCTCCTTTGTGGCCAACCTGGCAAAGGACCTGGGGCTCAGGGTGGGGGAACTAGCTACTCGAGGCGCGCGAATCcattacaaaggaaacaaacagctCTTGGAACTGGATGTAGAAACCGGGAATTTGCTGCTATATGAAAAACTAGACCGGGAGGTGCTGTGCGGAGTGACAGATCCCTGTATACTGTACTTCCAGTTATTACTGGAAAACCCAGTGCAGTTTTTTCAGGCTGATCTGCAGCTCACAGATATAAATGACCATTCCCCAGAGTTCCTAGACAAGGAAATGCTCCTCAAAATCCCAGAAAGCGTTCAGCCTGGGACtgtatttcctttgaaaatagcTCAGGACTTTGACATAGGTAGCAACACTGTTCAGAACTACACAATCAGCCCTAACTCCCATTTTCATGTTGTCACTCATAATCGCGGAGATGGCAGAAAATACCCAGAGCTCATGCTGGACAAATCGCTGGACCGGGAGGAGCAGTCTGAACTCAGTTTAACCCTTACGGCGCTGGATGGTGGGGATCCACCTAGGTCCGGGACCACTGCAGTCCGTATTGAAGTCGTGGACATCAATGATAATGCCCCTGCGTTTTTACAGTCGCTCTATGAGGTACAGGTCCCGGAGAACAGCCCCCCAAACTCCTTAGTTGTCGTTGTCTCTGCCCAAGATTTAGATGCAGGAACATATGGGAATGTACGCTACACTCTATTCCAAGGCAATCAAGTTATTCAACCATTTGTAGTAGACGAAATAACAGGAGAAATTCATCTGAAAAAGGCATTGGATTTCGAGGCAACTCGATACTATAACGTGGAAATTGCAGGCACAGACGGTGGGGGCCTTTCAGGAAAATGCACTGTAGCTATAGAAGTTGTGGATGTGAATGACAACGCCCCCGAACTGACCATGTCAACGCTCACAAGCACAACCCCAGAAAACTCCCCAGAGACTGTAGTTGCTGTTTTCAGTGTTTCTGATCCAGACTCCGGGGACAACGGTAGGATGGTTTGCTCCATCCAGAACGatcttccctttctcttgaaACCCACATTCAAGAACTTTTACACCCTAGTTACAGAAAAGCCACTGGACAGAGAAAGCCAAGCCGAGTACAACATCACCATCACCGTCACCGACTTGGGGACCCCCAGNNNNNNNNNN TGCACCGAGCTGGTGCCCAGGGCGGCCGAGGCGGGCTACCTGGTGACCAAGGTGGTGGCGGTGGACGGCGACTCGGGCCAGAACGCCTGGCTGTCGTACCAGCTGCTCAAGGCCACGGAGCCCGGGCTGTTCGGCGTGTGGGCGCACAACGGCGAGGTGCGCACGGCCCGGCTGCTGAGCGAGCGCGACGCCGTCAAGCACAGGCTGGTGGTGCTGGTCAAGGACAATGGCGAGCCGCCGCGCTCGGCCAGCGTCACGCTGCACGTGCTGCTGGTGGACGGCTTCTCGCAGCCCTACCTGCCGCTCCCGGAGGTGGCGGCGGCCGAGGCGCGGGCAGACCCGCTCACCGTCTACTTGGTCGTGGCCTTGGCGTCCGTGTCGTCGCTCTTCCTGTTCTCGGTGCTGGTGTTCGTGGCGGTGCGGCTGTGCAGGCGGAGCCGGGCGGCGTCTGCGGGTCGCTGCTCGGGGCCCGAGGGCCACTTTCCGGGCCACCTGGTGGACGTCAGCGGCGCGGGGACGCTGTCCCAGAGCTACCAGTATGAGGTGTGTCTGACGGGAGGCTCGGAGACTAGTGAGTTCAAGTTCTTGAAGCCGATTATCCCGAACTTCCCTCCCCAGGGCATTGGAAAGGAAATGGAGGAAAACGCCACCTTCCGGAATAGCTTTGGATTCAATTAG